A window of Natrinema salifodinae contains these coding sequences:
- a CDS encoding DUF7312 domain-containing protein — MTDESPGSGDDTEDPWRESSTDSNIETATDASGPGASGTDTGEDEWSVRDDRDDDGDRNRIPIDLSGSRDDDSDETDETGTEGEYVPEDSSTPIEPGDPDLENALFVLLGAVAMVLVLVRLVMIPMG; from the coding sequence ATGACTGACGAGTCGCCCGGGAGCGGCGACGACACCGAGGACCCGTGGCGCGAGTCGTCGACGGATTCGAATATCGAGACGGCGACCGACGCGAGCGGCCCCGGCGCGAGCGGCACCGACACCGGCGAGGACGAGTGGAGCGTGCGCGACGACCGCGACGATGACGGTGATCGCAATCGCATCCCGATCGATCTCTCCGGCTCGCGGGACGACGACTCGGACGAGACGGACGAGACCGGGACCGAAGGCGAATACGTCCCCGAGGACAGTTCGACGCCGATCGAACCGGGCGACCCGGACCTCGAGAACGCGCTGTTCGTCCTTCTGGGCGCGGTCGCGATGGTGCTCGTGCTCGTTCGCCTGGTGATGATTCCGATGGGGTGA
- a CDS encoding NfeD family protein produces the protein MVESLVGNVPLLLLVVGLALMVLEAVSPGAHLIVIGIALVGAGLVGMLFPPAANVLVLAGLTLVIGLAAAYVYREFDFYGGKGTAQTSDSNSLAGATGYVTEPVTTRSGEVKLDEGGFAPYYSARSTSGTIEEGEEIIVIDPGGGNVLTVESLDALGEDEIDRALARETAETDPDDEGGNVSSESGSETDADAETETEKSR, from the coding sequence ATGGTCGAATCCCTCGTGGGGAACGTGCCGTTGTTGCTGCTGGTAGTGGGACTCGCGTTGATGGTGCTCGAAGCCGTTTCGCCGGGGGCGCATCTCATCGTCATCGGGATCGCACTGGTCGGGGCCGGCCTCGTCGGGATGCTCTTCCCGCCCGCGGCGAACGTGCTCGTACTGGCGGGACTGACGCTCGTCATCGGACTCGCCGCGGCCTACGTCTACCGGGAGTTCGACTTCTACGGCGGGAAGGGGACCGCCCAGACGTCGGATTCGAACTCGTTGGCTGGGGCGACGGGCTACGTCACCGAGCCCGTCACGACCCGCAGCGGCGAGGTCAAACTCGACGAGGGCGGGTTCGCGCCCTACTACAGCGCACGGTCCACGAGTGGGACCATCGAGGAGGGCGAGGAGATCATCGTCATCGATCCGGGCGGCGGAAACGTGCTCACGGTCGAATCGCTCGACGCGCTCGGCGAGGACGAGATCGACCGCGCGCTCGCACGAGAGACGGCCGAGACCGACCCGGACGACGAGGGCGGGAACGTGTCGTCCGAAAGCGGAAGCGAAACCGACGCCGACGCCGAGACGGAAACGGAGAAGTCGCGATAG